The Amycolatopsis endophytica genome includes the window ACCACGAAACGTGGTCTCCCGGCGCCGCGCGGCGGCGCCGTCACGCCGCGACCGAGGCAGGTTTCATCCCTCTCGTCGGCGGTACGAGCGTTGGGTCGCCGACCGCATCAGCACCGGCTCCACCCGCGCCGGACGTTCGCCCGTGCGGGGTCAGCGCTTGTCGCGGGCGGCGGCCAGTTCCAGGACGGCCCGTTCGAGCGCGTAGGACGGGTCCGCCGCCTGGCCCTTGACCTCACCGTTCACGCGCGCCACTACCGCCATCGCCTCGGCGAGGCCCGCCTGTGTCCATCCCCGGGACTGTCCCTGGGCCTTGCGGATCTTCCACGGCGGCATCCCGAGCTCACCCGCCATCTGGTTCGGGTTGCCGCGGCCGGCCGCGGACACCCGGGCGATGGTCCGCACGGCGTCGGCCAGCGCGTCGGCGATCAGGACGTGCGCCACGCCGATCTGGAGCGCCCACCGCATCGCCTCCAGCGCCGCCCCGCGTTCTCCCCCGACCGCCTTTTCCGCCACTGCGAAGCCGGTCACGTCCGCGCGGCCGCGGTGGTAGCGCCGCACCGCCTCCTCGTCGACTCGGCCGCCCGAGTCGGCCACCAGCTGCGACGCGGCCGCGGCCAGTTCCCGCAGGTCGGACCCGACCGCGTCGATCAACGCGGCGACACCCGCCGGGTCGATCTTGCCCCCGGCCTGGCGGACCTCGTTGCGGACGAACGATTCCCGGTCGGCGGGTCTGGTGATCTTCGGGCACTCGGTGACCTGGGCTCCGGCCTTGCGCAACGCCGCCGGCAGCGCCTTGGCCGCCTTGCTGCGCCCGCCACCGGTGTGCACGACGACCAGAACGACCCCGTCGGCAGGCATCTTCGCGTAGGCCAGGACCGCGTCGGACAGGTCCTGGCCGATGTCCTGCGCCGCGTCCAGGACGATCACCCTGCCCTCGCTGAACAGCGACGGGCTGACCAGCTCCGCCAGCGCGGGCGGGGTGAGATCCGACACCCTGACCTTCGTCAGCTCAGCGGCCGGATCCTCCTTCCTGGCCTGGTCGAGCGCAGCCCGGACGGCACGCTCGACGAGCAGTTCCTCTTCGCCGAGCACGAGCTGGAGAGGAGCGGTGGTGGTTGCCGGCGCGGTCACGAACCAGATACTGCCACGCGCGACCGACAGTTCCGGACCGTGATGAAACCCGGAGGGGCATGGCGTGGCCCGAGCCCGGTGCCGTATGTTGTTGACCGGGCGTTGCCGCAGCGCGGTATCCCCGACAACTGAACACCGCTCATCCAGAGGGGCAGAGGGAACGGCCCGACGAAGCCCCGGCAACCGGCGTCAGCCTGTCATCTCGATTCCGCGAGGTAGCTGACGACCACGGTGCCAATTCCGGCCCGCGCCAGCGGGACAGATGAGGAAAGGAACCTCGCGATGACTGCAGCCCTCGATTCGACCGCCACCGGCCGCACCGTCGACCTCGGTCCGGCTGTCGAGCTGGTCTCCAAGGAAGAGGGTCACCGCCAGCCGCTGGCCCCGGAGTTCGTCTCCGCCGAGGACTTCTCGCCGCTCGAGGTCGCCTACGACTTCGGACGCGTGCGCCGCGAGGACATCGAGTCCGGCCCGCGCAACATCTGGCGCTACAAGAAGCTCCTCCCGGTGCCCTCGAACGTCGAGGAGATCCCCAACACCGAGCCGGGCTGTACCCGGCTGGTGAAGGCCGACCGGCTCGCCAAAGCTCTCGGCGTCAAGAGCCTGTGGGTCAAGGACGACACCGGCAACCCCACGCACTCCTTCAAGGACCGCGTCGTCGCCGTCGCACTGGCCGCGGCCCGCGAGTTCGGTTTCGACACCCTCGCCTGCCCGTCCACCGGCAACCTGGCCAATGCCGTCGCCTCGGCCGCGGCCCGGGCCGGCTGGCAGTCCGTGGTGCTGATCCCGTCCTCGCTTGAGCGCGCCAAGATCCTGACCACCGCGGTCTACGACGGCAACCTGATCGCCGTCGACGGCAACTACGACGACGTCAACCGCCTGGCCACCCAGCTGGCAGCCGAGCACGAGAGCTGGGCGTTCGTCAACGTCAACGTCCGCCCGTACTACTCGGAGGGCTCGAAGACGCTCGCCTTCGAGGTCGCCGAGCAGCTCGGCTGGCGGATCCCGGAGCAGATCGTCGTGCCGATCGCGTCGGGCTCCCAGCTGACCAAGGTGGACAAGGGCTTCCGCGAGTTCGCCAAGCTCGGCTTGGTCGAGGACACCCCGTACAAGGTGTTCGGCGCCCAGGCCGCGGGCTGCTCGCCGGTCTCCACCGCGTTCCGCAACGGCCACGATGTCGTCCAGCCGGTCAAACCGGACACCATCGCGCGCTCGCTGGCGATCGGCAATCCGGCCGACGGCCCGTACGTGCTCGACACCGTCCGCCGCACCGGCGGTGCGATCGAGGACGTCACCGACGAAGAGGTCGTCGAGGGCATCCGCCTGCTCGCCCGCACCGAGGGCATCTTCACCGAGACCGCCGGTGGTGTCACCGTGGCGACGGCGAAGAAGCTCATCGAAGCCGGCAAGATCGACCCGGACGCCGAGACCGTCCTGCTGATCACCGGTGACGGCCTCAAGACCCTGGACGCGATCGAGAACCACGTCGGTCCGAAGGCGACGGTCGCACCGTCGGCGGCGGCCGTGCACGAAGCTCTCGGTCTCTGAGCATCTCCTGCCTCACTTTCCCCGGCGCACCACTGCGGGGCCGGCCTGGTCGGGGATCACCGCGGTGTCGCCGTCGGTGTCCGTGCGGGTGATGAGCGCGCCGTCCGCGGTCAGGGTGTCGAGTGTCGTGCGGTTCGGGTGGCCGTACCGGTTGCCCGGACCGACGCTGACCAGCGCCAGCCGCGCGGACACCGCGGCCAGGAACTGCGGGAGCGAGAACCTGCTGCCGTGGTGCGGCACCTTGAGGATCTCCGCGTGCAGATCGGCTCCCGCGGCGAGCAGGTCGGCCTGTGCCGCCAGCTCGACGTCACCGGTCAGCAGCACCGTTCCCGCCGTCGTCCGGGCACGCAGGACGACCGAACCGTTGTTGATCTGTGTGCCGTCGTCGTTGTCCTCCTCCTCTGGCGACACGTATCTGGGGCCCAGCACCTCCAGGTTCAGTGACGGCCACTCCAGTCGCCGTCCCAGCTCCAGTTCCAGCAAGGGCACCCCGTGGCGCGCCGCGACCTGGACCGCCTGCCGCCAGGCCCAGTCCGGCTGCCGCCCCGGCCCGACGGCGATCCCGCCGACGGAGCGCCCCTCGAACACCGAGTCCAGTCCGCCGATGTGGTCGGCGTGCAGGTGGCTCAGCACCACCAGGGGCACCCGTTCCACGCCCAGCCGGTCCAGGCACCGGTCCACCGGCCCCGGCTCGGGCCCCGTGTCCACCACGACCGCCCGCCCCGCCTCACCGGTGGACAGGACGAGACTGTCGCCCTGCCCGACGTCGCAGGCCACCACCGCCCAGCCCGGCGGCGGCCAGCCCGGGGTGACGACCTTGCCCGGCACGACCACCAGCAGGAGCCCGGCCAGGACCAGCGCCAGCAGCACTCGCAGCCGTCTTCGGCGCAGGGCCAGCACCACGGCCACCGCGACCACCAGGGCGAGCAACCCGCCCCACCACCCGGCCGGCCAGGCCAGCACCGCACCCGGCACCTCCGACGCTCGCCGCGCGACGACGATGAGCCACCCCGCCTCCGGCCCGGCCAGCCGCACGGCCAGTTCCCCGCCCGCGGGCCAGATAGCCGCCACCACCGTGGCGAACACCCCGAACACCGTGGCCGGAGCGACGACCGGCGCGACGAGGATGTTCGCGGCGACACTGACCACGCTGAGCTGTCCGGCCATCCCCGCTACCACGGGGGCAGTCACCACGAACGCCGCCGCGGGGACGGCGAGACCCTCGGCGAATCCGGGTGGCATCCCTCGGCGCTGGAGCACTTCCGCCCAGCGCGGCGCCAGCAACACGAGCCCCGCCGTCGCGATCACCGAGAGTACGAAGCCGAAGCTGACGGCCATCGCCGGATCCCACGCCACGAGCACGCACACCGCCGCCGCGAGCGCCGGAACGACCGATCGTTGCCGTCCCAGTGCCAGGGCCAGCAGGGCGATCCCGCCCATCACCCCGGCCCGCAGGACGCTGGGCTCGCCCCCCGACAGGACCACGAACCCGGTCAGCGCCACTCCGGCCAGCCCCGCCGACAACCGTGGCCCGGCCCGCAGGAGCCGCAACAGCAACAGCACGGCGCCGCACACGATCGCCACGTTCGAACCGCTGACCGCCATCAGGTGCGTGAGCCCGGCGTCGGTGAACTCGCGGTCGAGCCGTTCGGACAGTCCGCTCGTGTCGCCCACGACCAGACCCGGCACCAGCCCGGCCTGCTCCTCGGGCAGGACCGCCACGCATGCCTGCCGCAGCGCGTCCCGCATCGATTCGGCGCCACGCTGCCACCACGGGGCTCCGGTCGCGGCGACGGGCGGCCCGCGGACGTAGACCGCGGCCACGGTCAGATCGGCGTCTCGTGGCGGGGCCAGCTCGCCGCTCGCCGTGACCTCCTGGCCCGGGAGGGCCCCGCTCCAAGTGCCGAAGGGCGCGAGCAGCACGACCCTGCCTGCCGAGGGCACCGCCTGACCGTGGGATTCGGCGTGCAGGACCTCGGCCGTGACGACCACCGAGCGCGGACCGGCCTGCTGGTCGGCGTACCCCGCGGAGCGCACGGGTCTCGGTCGGTCGGTGACGAGCACCCGCAACGTTGCCCCGGCGCCCCGGCCCGCCAGATCCAGCAGCGGATCGTGCTCCGCTCGGCTGAGCCGGAAGCCGAGCGGGCCCGCCAGCACCAGGCCGGCCACGAGCAGCGCCAACGCCCCCGACCACCAACGCGACCGGGACGGGCGCAACCGGACGAGCAGCACCACGGCCACCAGCACCCCCGCCACTCCGAAGGCGAGTGCCACCCACCACGACCACAGCAACCCGAGCAACGCGCCGAGCCAGAGCACCGACGCCGCGGGCACCAGGCGGAAATCGTGCCTCACCAGCGGTTCGGTTCCGGTGATCATGAGACGCTGACCTGGTCGCGCAGCCGGGAAAGCCGTGTCTCACCGATGCCCTCGACCTCGCGCAACTGGTCGACGGAACGGAACCCGCCGTGCTCGGTGCGCCAGTCGATGATCCGCTGCGCGGTGACCTCGCCGACGCCCGGCAGCGCGTCCAGCTGCTCGGCCGTGGCCGTGTTGAGGTCGACTTGCGCGGACGCGCCACTACTCGTCGCGGGTTGCTGGACGCCGGGCGGGGGCTGGACGCCGACGTAGATCTGCTCGCCGTCGGCAAGCTTCCGGGCGAGGTTGAGCGCCGTGACGTCAGTGCCCTCGACGGCGCCGCCTGCCGCCCGGAGCGCGTCCGCGACCCGTGCACCAGCGGGCACCGTGACGAGCCCGGGAGTGCGGACCTTGCCGACGACGCTGATGACGAGCGAACTGTCGGCGACCCGGCTCGCGGACGCGGCGACCGGCGCCGGCCGCTCCGGCGCGGCAGGCAGCACCGGGGCGCGCTCGACCTGCGGCCCTCCGCCCAGGAGCGCGATCGACGTGCCGACGAGCACGAGGACCACGACGAGCGCCAGGAGGACCGTCGTCAGGCGCCGCCGCTGCGGGCCGCGGGTGAGCGATTCGGGTACCCAGCGTTCGACCAGACGACCGACGGCACCTGGTGGTCCGGTGTCACGGTCGGCCGCGAGGGCCTGGTCGGCGAGCTTCTCGAGCCGGTGGTTGACGGGGAGGCCCGGCGATTCCGGGACTGATCGTTCGAACACGCATTCGACGCTAGGGGGCGCGATGCGGAGGGAGAAGCGGGAATCGTGGAGGCTGTGGACAAGTGGGGGTCTGTGGACAAGTAGCGCGTTCCGCCACGGTCACCCGGGTTTCTGTCGGTGGCCTGTGGCAGGGTGGAAAGTTCTGCCTCGCTCTCGACTCGCGACCACTTCGACAGCGCATGCGGCGCCCGCGAGCGCATGGCACCGACGCGGAACCAACCGCCCGAGCTACGGTTCGTCGTTGCCGTCGCGCAGGGAATCGATCATGCCCCGCAGAATCCGGAACGCGTCCGACCGCTCGGTCTCGGTCATGCCGCCCAGCATTCTGACCTCCACGGACCGAACCGCCATGGACGCCTTCTCGAGCTCCCGCCGTCCGCGAGGCGTGAGCCGCGTGGGAAGAACCTTCCCGACCGGCGCCTTCGCGGGCCTGGTCACGTGCCCCTCTCGTTCCAGGGCCTGGAGCAGCACGTTCATCGACTGCCGCGTCACGAACGCGCCCCGCGCGAGCTCAGAGTTGGACAAGCCCGGCCGTTGGGCCAGCAGCTCGAGGCAGGAGTAGTGCGTCACGCTCATCCCGAGCGGCCGCAGCACCTCCTCCATCGCCAGACGGAGGGTGCTCGACGCCTCCTTGAGCAGGTAGCCCAGTGACGTCTCCAAGTCGACACCCTCTTGACTCATGTCAGCATTCTGACATAGGTTGGTCTGTGTCAGAAAGCTGACACGAAGAGAAGGAGCATCACCATGCCCGCCACCGGCCCCGACTTCATCTCGCTCCAGGCGCGCGACCTCGCCGCTTCGCAGGCGTTCTACGAGCACTACCTCGGCCTCGTCCGCTCGCAGGCCGGGCCTCCGCACGCCGTCGTCTTCGAGACGAAGCCGATCGCGTTCGCACTCCGCGACGTGATTCCGGGCACCGATCTCACCTCCGTCGCCCAGCCCGGCATCGGTGCCGCGATCTGGCTCCACGCCACAGACGTCCAGGCCATCCACGACGCTCTCGTCGCCGACGGTCACACCATCGTCTCGGCACCGATCGACGGCCCCTTCGGCCGGACGTTCACCTTCGCCGACCCCGACGGCTACCGGATCACCCTGCACGACCGCGCCTGACAGGCCCGAACGGAATGTGAGGTCTGCCGGAGAAGCGGGCCTCGCCGATCGCGCGGCCGCGGCCGGGCCGCCGGCGCTGCCGCCATCGCCGCCAGGCGACGGGCACCTTCTTGATCAGACAGCGCCGGGCCCGGCCGGGTTCCGTTGCACCACGACGCCCACCACGCCGGGCCCGGTGTGCGCGCCGATCACCGCGCCCAGTTCCGACACGACACAGCCCTCGGTGACGTTCAGCCGTTCCTCGATGCGGTTCGCCAGTTCCACGGCCCGTTGCGGCGAGGCGAGGTGGTGCACCGCCACCTCCACCGGTTCGCCGCGTCCCGCCTCCTCCGCCAACTCGACCAACCGCGCGATGGCGCGGTTCATCGTGCGCACCTTTTCGAGCGGCTTGATCCGGCCGTCGTCCAGGTGCAACACCGGTTTCATGGCCAGCGCGGTCCCCAGCAGCGCCGCCGCCGCGCCGATCCGGCCGCCGCGCCGCAGGTACTCCAGCGTCTCGACCACGAAGAGGGTCTGCGAACACCGCACCGCCGCCGTCGCGGCCGTCTCGACCTCCCGGGACGAAGCGCCCGATGAAGCGGCCCTGGCGGCGTGCAGGGCCGCGAAACCGAGGCCCATCGCCGTCCCCCGCGAGTCCACGACCCGCACCAGGTCCGGCCCCACCTCCTGCGCGGCCAGGACCGCCGACTCCCAGGTTCCGGAGATCTCGCTGGACAGGTGAACCGACACGACCGAGTCCGCGCCCTGAGCCAGCGCGTCGCGGTAGGCCGCGGCGAACGCGCCCGGTGTCGGCCGTGAGGTGGTCACGATCCGGCGCTGCCCCAGTGCCTCGGCCAGCGCCTCGGGACCCACATCGACCCCGTCCAGGGCCGCGGCACCGTCGATGAGGACGTGCAGCGGCACGACGCGCAGGGCGAAGCGGTCGGCGAAGCCCTCGGGCAGATGGGCGGTGGAATCCGTGATGACGGCGACCGGCACGACCGCCAGCCTACGTGCCCGCGGACGGTTCGCCGGGGGCCAGCAGCGGACCGAGCAACGCGGCCATCGCCTTGCCCACGAGCGCGTGCCCCTCCCAGCCCCAGTGCATGCCGTCGGGATTGCCGCGGCCGCTCAGGACGTGCTCCCCCACCACCTCGGCCAGGTTCAGCAGGGGCACGTCGACACGCCGCGACCAGGCCGCGATGGCACCGGCCGTCTCCTCGCGGCCGGTGTGCACGTTGCCGTAGGACGAGGCCCGGTGCACGCTCGGCAACACCGCGACGACCGGCATCTCCGGCCGCAGGACACGCAACGCGTAC containing:
- the holA gene encoding DNA polymerase III subunit delta yields the protein MTAPATTTAPLQLVLGEEELLVERAVRAALDQARKEDPAAELTKVRVSDLTPPALAELVSPSLFSEGRVIVLDAAQDIGQDLSDAVLAYAKMPADGVVLVVVHTGGGRSKAAKALPAALRKAGAQVTECPKITRPADRESFVRNEVRQAGGKIDPAGVAALIDAVGSDLRELAAAASQLVADSGGRVDEEAVRRYHRGRADVTGFAVAEKAVGGERGAALEAMRWALQIGVAHVLIADALADAVRTIARVSAAGRGNPNQMAGELGMPPWKIRKAQGQSRGWTQAGLAEAMAVVARVNGEVKGQAADPSYALERAVLELAAARDKR
- the thrC gene encoding threonine synthase encodes the protein MTAALDSTATGRTVDLGPAVELVSKEEGHRQPLAPEFVSAEDFSPLEVAYDFGRVRREDIESGPRNIWRYKKLLPVPSNVEEIPNTEPGCTRLVKADRLAKALGVKSLWVKDDTGNPTHSFKDRVVAVALAAAREFGFDTLACPSTGNLANAVASAAARAGWQSVVLIPSSLERAKILTTAVYDGNLIAVDGNYDDVNRLATQLAAEHESWAFVNVNVRPYYSEGSKTLAFEVAEQLGWRIPEQIVVPIASGSQLTKVDKGFREFAKLGLVEDTPYKVFGAQAAGCSPVSTAFRNGHDVVQPVKPDTIARSLAIGNPADGPYVLDTVRRTGGAIEDVTDEEVVEGIRLLARTEGIFTETAGGVTVATAKKLIEAGKIDPDAETVLLITGDGLKTLDAIENHVGPKATVAPSAAAVHEALGL
- a CDS encoding ComEC/Rec2 family competence protein, with translation MITGTEPLVRHDFRLVPAASVLWLGALLGLLWSWWVALAFGVAGVLVAVVLLVRLRPSRSRWWSGALALLVAGLVLAGPLGFRLSRAEHDPLLDLAGRGAGATLRVLVTDRPRPVRSAGYADQQAGPRSVVVTAEVLHAESHGQAVPSAGRVVLLAPFGTWSGALPGQEVTASGELAPPRDADLTVAAVYVRGPPVAATGAPWWQRGAESMRDALRQACVAVLPEEQAGLVPGLVVGDTSGLSERLDREFTDAGLTHLMAVSGSNVAIVCGAVLLLLRLLRAGPRLSAGLAGVALTGFVVLSGGEPSVLRAGVMGGIALLALALGRQRSVVPALAAAVCVLVAWDPAMAVSFGFVLSVIATAGLVLLAPRWAEVLQRRGMPPGFAEGLAVPAAAFVVTAPVVAGMAGQLSVVSVAANILVAPVVAPATVFGVFATVVAAIWPAGGELAVRLAGPEAGWLIVVARRASEVPGAVLAWPAGWWGGLLALVVAVAVVLALRRRRLRVLLALVLAGLLLVVVPGKVVTPGWPPPGWAVVACDVGQGDSLVLSTGEAGRAVVVDTGPEPGPVDRCLDRLGVERVPLVVLSHLHADHIGGLDSVFEGRSVGGIAVGPGRQPDWAWRQAVQVAARHGVPLLELELGRRLEWPSLNLEVLGPRYVSPEEEDNDDGTQINNGSVVLRARTTAGTVLLTGDVELAAQADLLAAGADLHAEILKVPHHGSRFSLPQFLAAVSARLALVSVGPGNRYGHPNRTTLDTLTADGALITRTDTDGDTAVIPDQAGPAVVRRGK
- a CDS encoding ComEA family DNA-binding protein; this encodes MFERSVPESPGLPVNHRLEKLADQALAADRDTGPPGAVGRLVERWVPESLTRGPQRRRLTTVLLALVVVLVLVGTSIALLGGGPQVERAPVLPAAPERPAPVAASASRVADSSLVISVVGKVRTPGLVTVPAGARVADALRAAGGAVEGTDVTALNLARKLADGEQIYVGVQPPPGVQQPATSSGASAQVDLNTATAEQLDALPGVGEVTAQRIIDWRTEHGGFRSVDQLREVEGIGETRLSRLRDQVSVS
- a CDS encoding MarR family winged helix-turn-helix transcriptional regulator, giving the protein MSQEGVDLETSLGYLLKEASSTLRLAMEEVLRPLGMSVTHYSCLELLAQRPGLSNSELARGAFVTRQSMNVLLQALEREGHVTRPAKAPVGKVLPTRLTPRGRRELEKASMAVRSVEVRMLGGMTETERSDAFRILRGMIDSLRDGNDEP
- a CDS encoding VOC family protein — translated: MPATGPDFISLQARDLAASQAFYEHYLGLVRSQAGPPHAVVFETKPIAFALRDVIPGTDLTSVAQPGIGAAIWLHATDVQAIHDALVADGHTIVSAPIDGPFGRTFTFADPDGYRITLHDRA
- a CDS encoding DegV family protein gives rise to the protein MPVAVITDSTAHLPEGFADRFALRVVPLHVLIDGAAALDGVDVGPEALAEALGQRRIVTTSRPTPGAFAAAYRDALAQGADSVVSVHLSSEISGTWESAVLAAQEVGPDLVRVVDSRGTAMGLGFAALHAARAASSGASSREVETAATAAVRCSQTLFVVETLEYLRRGGRIGAAAALLGTALAMKPVLHLDDGRIKPLEKVRTMNRAIARLVELAEEAGRGEPVEVAVHHLASPQRAVELANRIEERLNVTEGCVVSELGAVIGAHTGPGVVGVVVQRNPAGPGAV